A single region of the Candidatus Marinarcus aquaticus genome encodes:
- a CDS encoding SDR family NAD(P)-dependent oxidoreductase yields the protein MSKNVLITGCSSGLGLALTHYYLEAGYHVFGISRTQPSITHENFTFKACDLIQTQLIKNNLKEFIQNIQALDLVYLNAGMLGEIKSSFELTIEELQEVYNLNVYANKELLDILATIEVKTIIGLSSGASVNGSKGWASYSLSKAGLNMLLNLYSKEMPNSVLLAVAPGVVETPMTDYIRFDINDQEFPSAQRLKNGEIQTPEQAAQRLAKVAQQSDKFESGAFIDVRSL from the coding sequence ATGTCAAAAAACGTATTAATCACAGGGTGCAGTTCAGGATTGGGGTTGGCTTTAACACACTACTATTTAGAAGCAGGTTACCATGTTTTTGGTATCAGTCGAACACAACCCAGTATCACACATGAAAACTTTACTTTCAAAGCGTGTGACCTAATCCAAACACAACTTATAAAAAACAATCTCAAAGAGTTTATACAAAACATTCAAGCACTTGATTTGGTCTATTTAAATGCAGGCATGTTGGGTGAAATCAAATCATCATTTGAACTCACTATTGAAGAGCTACAAGAGGTGTATAACCTCAATGTCTATGCCAATAAAGAGTTGCTGGATATATTGGCTACCATTGAAGTCAAAACCATCATTGGGCTCTCTTCAGGTGCATCAGTCAATGGTTCTAAAGGTTGGGCAAGTTACTCTTTATCAAAAGCGGGGTTAAACATGCTTTTAAATCTCTACTCCAAAGAGATGCCCAACTCTGTTTTGCTAGCAGTGGCTCCAGGTGTTGTAGAAACACCCATGACAGATTACATACGATTTGATATAAACGACCAAGAGTTCCCTTCTGCACAACGTCTCAAAAATGGAGAAATACAAACACCTGAACAAGCAGCCCAACGTTTGGCAAAGGTTGCACAACAAAGTGATAAATTTGAAAGTGGTGCGTTTATTGATGTACGCAGTCTTTGA
- a CDS encoding YgiQ family radical SAM protein, with protein sequence MFLPTTKEELKKLNIDQLDIILVSADAYIDSPFIGVAVVGRMLEAQGYKVGIIGQPDIESDDIMRLGEPKLYWGVSGGSIDSMVSNYTATKKFRNSDDYTPGGKNNKRPDRATLVYTNLIRRHFKNTVPIVLGGIEASLRRVSHYDYWTNKLRKPVLFDAKADYLIYGMGEMAIKEFSAALRDGQNPQDVRGVCYISKEPKSDYLQLPSHQECVDNKEKYIDLFDAFYDNNDPISAKGLCQPVDTRFLIQNPPCDYLDEQEMDNVASLPYERELHPYHRSEGKVKCLETIKFSIQTHHGCWGECNFCAIGVHQGRTIRTRSEDSILKEAKEFTQYKDFKGIISDVGGPTANMYGYECTKKLKKGTCDEIRCVDYEGLCKAMKVDHSRHLNLLKNIRQVPGVKKAFVASGIRYDVITEDKKHGYEYLKELVNHHISGQMKVAPEHTSDRVLKLMGKPGKQSLIDFKRLYDRLNKEAGKNQYLTYYLIAAHPGCEEKDMHELKNFTRNELKMNPEQAQVFTPTPSTYSSVMYYTELDPVTRKKIYVEKDIKRKEKQKDIVIDKQFIQRNKRPSGGSGMQG encoded by the coding sequence ATGTTTTTACCCACAACCAAAGAAGAACTTAAAAAATTAAATATAGACCAACTTGATATTATTTTAGTCAGTGCTGATGCATATATTGACTCACCTTTTATTGGCGTGGCCGTAGTAGGGCGTATGCTTGAAGCACAAGGGTATAAAGTAGGAATCATTGGACAACCTGATATTGAGAGTGATGACATCATGCGTTTGGGTGAACCAAAACTCTATTGGGGGGTCAGTGGTGGAAGCATTGACTCGATGGTTTCAAACTATACTGCTACTAAAAAATTTAGAAACTCAGATGACTATACTCCCGGTGGGAAAAACAACAAACGACCTGACAGAGCAACGTTAGTATACACCAATTTAATCCGACGACATTTTAAAAACACCGTACCCATTGTCTTAGGTGGGATTGAAGCGAGTTTAAGACGTGTAAGCCACTATGATTATTGGACCAATAAACTGAGAAAACCGGTACTCTTTGATGCCAAAGCTGATTATTTGATTTATGGTATGGGTGAAATGGCGATTAAAGAGTTCAGTGCGGCACTTCGCGATGGGCAAAATCCTCAAGATGTACGAGGAGTGTGTTATATATCTAAAGAGCCAAAGAGTGACTACCTTCAACTGCCGTCACATCAAGAGTGTGTGGATAACAAAGAGAAGTATATTGACCTTTTTGATGCTTTTTATGATAACAATGATCCCATCTCTGCAAAAGGCTTATGCCAACCAGTAGACACACGGTTTTTAATTCAAAATCCACCGTGTGATTACTTAGATGAACAAGAGATGGATAACGTGGCATCTTTACCTTATGAAAGAGAGTTGCACCCGTATCATCGATCTGAAGGGAAAGTGAAATGTTTAGAGACGATTAAGTTCTCTATTCAGACGCATCATGGATGTTGGGGTGAGTGTAACTTCTGTGCCATTGGTGTACATCAAGGACGAACCATACGAACACGAAGTGAAGACTCTATTTTAAAAGAGGCCAAAGAGTTTACACAATACAAAGATTTTAAAGGCATCATCTCAGATGTAGGTGGACCAACAGCGAACATGTATGGCTATGAGTGTACAAAAAAACTTAAAAAGGGTACTTGTGATGAGATACGATGTGTGGATTACGAAGGGTTATGCAAAGCGATGAAAGTGGATCACTCTCGACATCTGAATCTTCTTAAAAATATTAGACAAGTTCCTGGAGTTAAAAAAGCGTTTGTGGCTTCAGGGATCAGATACGATGTTATCACTGAAGATAAAAAACATGGCTATGAGTACTTAAAAGAGTTGGTTAATCACCACATCTCTGGTCAGATGAAAGTGGCACCTGAACACACCTCTGATAGGGTTTTAAAACTCATGGGAAAACCAGGAAAGCAATCATTGATTGATTTTAAGCGATTGTATGACCGTTTAAATAAAGAGGCGGGAAAGAATCAATACTTAACGTATTATTTAATTGCAGCGCACCCAGGATGTGAAGAGAAAGACATGCATGAACTTAAGAACTTCACACGCAATGAGTTAAAGATGAACCCCGAACAAGCACAAGTCTTTACTCCCACTCCTTCAACGTATTCAAGTGTGATGTACTATACGGAACTTGACCCCGTAACGCGTAAGAAAATCTACGTGGAAAAAGATATTAAACGCAAAGAGAAACAAAAAGACATTGTCATTGATAAGCAGTTTATTCAACGAAACAAACGACCTTCTGGTGGCAGTGGAATGCAAGGATAA
- a CDS encoding adenylate kinase has translation MNLMLFGAPGAGKGTQAKFLIEKYNIPQISTGDILREAIANNTEMGLEAKKFMDEGKLVPDSTIIGIIKDRLAESDCKEGFILDGFPRTLAQAQALKELMATMQISLDRVISLNVPDELIVGRITGRRVCSKCGASFHVEFNPSKEENVCDYCGSELIIRKDDNAQTVKSRLEAYHAQTAPLIDFYTNMGVFTELDGTKDVSDVTKDMIAALA, from the coding sequence ATGAACTTAATGCTATTTGGTGCACCAGGAGCGGGTAAAGGAACTCAAGCAAAATTTTTAATTGAGAAATACAACATTCCACAAATTTCAACAGGTGATATTTTAAGAGAAGCGATTGCTAACAACACTGAGATGGGATTAGAAGCAAAGAAATTTATGGATGAAGGTAAATTGGTTCCAGATTCAACTATTATTGGTATCATTAAAGACAGATTGGCTGAGTCTGACTGTAAAGAGGGCTTCATCCTTGATGGTTTCCCAAGAACATTAGCACAAGCCCAAGCACTTAAAGAGCTTATGGCAACCATGCAAATCTCACTTGACAGAGTAATCTCTTTAAATGTTCCAGATGAATTAATCGTAGGAAGAATCACTGGAAGAAGAGTATGTTCAAAATGTGGTGCCTCTTTCCATGTAGAGTTTAACCCTTCAAAAGAAGAGAACGTATGTGATTACTGTGGAAGTGAACTCATTATTCGAAAAGATGATAATGCCCAGACTGTAAAAAGCAGACTTGAAGCATACCATGCACAAACGGCACCTTTAATTGACTTTTATACAAACATGGGTGTATTCACTGAACTTGATGGAACAAAAGATGTTTCAGATGTTACAAAAGATATGATTGCGGCTTTAGCATAA
- a CDS encoding adenylate kinase, with protein MKKLFLIIGAPGSGKTTDAELIAAQHEDITHYSTGDMLRAEVASGSERGELIDSFVSKGNLVPIEIIIETIVMAIKNAPTDVVVIDGYPRSVEQMMELDRYLVDEDEVELVNVIEVEVSQEVACERVLGRARGADDNVEVFNNRMKVYTEPLEEIQIFYKAKDVLKKINGERTIEEIVEEMDAFIQSRI; from the coding sequence ATGAAAAAACTATTTTTAATTATTGGCGCACCAGGAAGCGGGAAAACAACCGATGCAGAGCTTATTGCAGCACAACATGAAGACATCACTCACTACTCTACAGGGGATATGTTAAGAGCGGAAGTTGCAAGTGGAAGTGAAAGAGGAGAACTCATTGATTCATTTGTCAGCAAAGGAAACCTTGTCCCAATTGAGATTATCATTGAAACCATTGTAATGGCCATTAAAAATGCACCAACGGATGTGGTTGTTATTGATGGTTATCCAAGAAGTGTAGAGCAAATGATGGAGTTAGATCGATACTTGGTTGATGAAGATGAAGTAGAGTTGGTCAATGTTATTGAAGTAGAAGTATCCCAAGAGGTTGCTTGTGAAAGAGTTTTAGGACGAGCAAGAGGAGCTGATGATAATGTGGAAGTGTTTAACAATCGAATGAAAGTCTACACGGAACCCTTAGAAGAGATTCAAATATTCTATAAAGCAAAAGATGTGTTAAAGAAAATCAATGGTGAGCGCACCATTGAAGAGATTGTTGAAGAGATGGATGCCTTTATTCAATCACGAATTTAA
- a CDS encoding competence/damage-inducible protein A has product MSSLTNPNFYSVIIGTELLNGRRKDAHFTFLNQELLKRGFIQKANFVIKDDPQFMLDIFNLIQQDEKAVMFCFGGIGATPDDYTREVAAKAFTNSEMFYHETAKELIINQFGDEAYPYRIEMSHLPVGAKLLDNVVNNVPGFYLEDRFFFTPGFPSMSQAMVLQALDRHYLKNDTKVFRKTLTAYTGENTLIPLMKKVPSNVELSSLPRIKGEKREVVLSIAAFEENVCSEVFDTFVLFLENEKIEYVLGDV; this is encoded by the coding sequence ATGAGTTCTTTAACTAATCCCAACTTCTACTCTGTGATTATTGGCACAGAGCTACTTAATGGGCGTCGCAAAGATGCTCATTTTACTTTTTTAAACCAAGAGCTGCTCAAGCGAGGATTTATTCAAAAAGCAAACTTTGTTATTAAAGATGATCCACAATTCATGCTGGACATTTTTAATCTGATACAACAAGATGAAAAGGCAGTGATGTTTTGTTTTGGTGGCATTGGTGCTACGCCAGATGATTATACCAGAGAAGTTGCAGCCAAAGCCTTTACCAATAGTGAGATGTTTTATCATGAAACAGCCAAAGAGCTTATTATTAATCAATTTGGAGATGAAGCGTATCCCTACAGAATTGAGATGTCTCATCTGCCTGTTGGAGCAAAACTTTTAGACAATGTGGTTAACAATGTTCCGGGATTTTATTTAGAAGATCGATTTTTCTTTACACCTGGATTTCCTTCAATGTCACAAGCGATGGTTTTACAAGCATTGGACAGACACTATTTAAAAAATGATACAAAGGTGTTTAGAAAAACATTGACGGCATACACAGGAGAGAATACGCTTATTCCTTTGATGAAAAAAGTACCTTCCAACGTGGAACTTTCATCGCTTCCACGTATTAAAGGTGAAAAAAGGGAAGTGGTGCTTTCCATTGCTGCTTTTGAAGAAAATGTGTGCAGTGAAGTGTTCGATACTTTTGTATTATTTTTAGAGAATGAGAAAATAGAGTATGTCTTAGGAGATGTTTAA
- a CDS encoding tetratricopeptide repeat protein — translation MNKMLGLLLYAGIAWANSPLTIDDLAQADTGVFFEEGKKYYKEKNYTKAFEYFEKSAALGNYKAQYNLGVLYANPKFYLYNQQKAFEQFEKLAQKGHAASQNRLGMYYTLGGVVEKDYLEAIKWYEKSSKQGYITAQCNLAYMYAAGKGVFVNFGRAHAFAKEGVQSKHPLCLKVWRDYNLPNYPEDKGFKFGSTYVKP, via the coding sequence ATGAACAAAATGCTTGGACTTCTTTTATATGCAGGAATTGCATGGGCAAACAGTCCACTGACCATTGATGATTTAGCCCAAGCAGACACGGGAGTCTTCTTTGAAGAGGGAAAAAAATACTACAAAGAAAAAAACTATACCAAAGCATTTGAATACTTTGAGAAATCTGCTGCACTGGGAAATTACAAAGCTCAATATAACCTAGGGGTCTTATACGCCAATCCAAAATTTTATCTGTACAACCAACAAAAAGCTTTTGAACAATTCGAAAAATTAGCGCAAAAAGGACATGCCGCATCTCAAAATCGTTTAGGCATGTACTACACACTGGGGGGCGTTGTTGAAAAGGACTATTTAGAAGCCATCAAATGGTATGAAAAATCTTCAAAACAAGGATATATTACAGCCCAATGTAATTTAGCCTATATGTACGCAGCTGGAAAAGGAGTGTTTGTGAACTTTGGACGAGCTCATGCATTTGCAAAAGAAGGCGTTCAAAGTAAGCACCCACTTTGTTTAAAAGTTTGGAGAGATTATAACTTGCCAAACTATCCAGAAGATAAAGGGTTTAAATTTGGCTCAACGTATGTCAAACCATAA
- a CDS encoding alanine racemase: MARILLNKSHLFHNLQLIESKIKDKNKIAVVLKDNAYGHGIVEIGTLCKEYGVRNAVVHSVAEAEKIVTLFDNILILADKQPPSYSHTFHMTINCINDIELMQKNTKVQLKVDTGMHRNGVAIEELEEAILGIYNKGLILSGVFTHHKSADELSSVFFWQKNNFKKVKKEVIKICEKLFLPIPIFHSSNSSATFRDNSFDDDWVRVGIALYGYLDTNPIFGIPKLKPVLSLYVNKLSSRKLLKNQCIGYGGTYTAQEDMDVSTYDTGYGHGFLRLNERKKFFTPEGYEVLGRVSMDNLSLNTTKDEICLFNNAWPLAKAHDTITYEIITSLKPDIPREITS; the protein is encoded by the coding sequence TTGGCACGAATTTTACTGAATAAATCACATCTTTTTCACAATCTTCAACTCATTGAGTCAAAAATCAAAGACAAAAACAAGATTGCAGTGGTACTAAAAGACAACGCATATGGACACGGAATTGTAGAAATTGGTACCCTTTGTAAAGAGTATGGGGTACGAAACGCGGTGGTACATAGTGTTGCAGAAGCAGAGAAGATTGTGACATTATTCGACAATATCTTAATCTTAGCTGATAAACAACCCCCAAGTTATTCACATACTTTTCACATGACCATAAATTGTATAAATGACATTGAGTTGATGCAAAAAAATACTAAAGTCCAGCTTAAAGTAGATACAGGAATGCATAGAAATGGAGTTGCCATTGAAGAGCTAGAAGAGGCTATTTTAGGGATTTATAACAAAGGACTCATTTTATCAGGGGTCTTCACACACCACAAAAGTGCCGATGAATTGAGCTCTGTTTTCTTTTGGCAAAAAAATAATTTTAAAAAGGTAAAAAAAGAAGTTATTAAAATATGTGAAAAACTTTTTTTACCCATTCCTATTTTTCATAGCTCAAATTCTTCAGCGACATTTCGTGATAATTCTTTTGATGATGATTGGGTTCGTGTTGGAATTGCACTGTATGGATATCTTGATACCAACCCAATTTTTGGAATTCCAAAACTTAAACCAGTCTTATCTTTATATGTTAATAAATTATCATCAAGAAAGTTATTAAAAAATCAATGCATTGGTTATGGTGGAACCTATACTGCACAAGAGGATATGGACGTATCAACTTATGATACTGGGTATGGACATGGATTTTTACGCCTGAATGAACGTAAAAAATTTTTTACGCCTGAAGGCTATGAAGTGTTAGGTCGTGTTTCAATGGACAACCTCTCATTAAATACCACAAAAGATGAAATCTGTCTTTTTAATAATGCTTGGCCATTGGCCAAAGCACATGATACGATTACCTATGAAATCATAACCTCACTTAAACCGGATATACCAAGGGAGATTACATCATGA
- the uvrC gene encoding excinuclease ABC subunit UvrC, whose translation MNLEEKLKELPNQSGVYQYFDEEGHLLYVGKAKVLKNRVKSYFKFTPYLQPAEKLGPRIYKMISEVKNVDWIVVPNEHDALILENSLIKQLKPKYNILLRDDKTYPYIYIDMSEDFPRLEITRKVLKGSSIKYFGPYSTGARDILDSIYEIVPLVQKKACIKGKEACLFYQIKKCHAPCEGKISSQEYKRIVNEALEYIYNKSKLIFKLKDRMEEYSMDFRFEDAMILRDRIKTIEKSQVKTGMDLASNENLDVFAIKQGLKRAVIVRMFIRDGKLASSNHDYIKLDFVDEQSIVDLDEMYERAIINYYNHEIPVLPKEVLIANETENQEELQSFLQQKFNKKIPLNFPKAGKKCELIKIALNNCEELLRLDATKNHTTVYEELQKLFCLQRVPERIESFDNSHMMGQATVGAMVVWHEKFMKVDFRHYNLETNDEYAQMREMLIRRVESFEKNPAPDLWIIDGGSTLLKLAYDIIESVGVNIDIIAIAKEKVDAKAHRAKGKAKDILHYKQDGIFKELKLQPSDARLQFVQRQRDEAHRFVINFHKKQKRKEDKQISLLQLHGIGEAKVKKLLLYFGTFKEIKNATFENLKEVLNEKDATLIHKHFNNLD comes from the coding sequence ATGAATCTAGAAGAAAAACTCAAAGAACTTCCCAATCAATCAGGTGTATATCAATACTTTGATGAAGAGGGACACCTGCTTTATGTTGGTAAAGCAAAGGTGCTTAAAAATCGTGTAAAATCATACTTTAAATTCACCCCTTATTTACAACCTGCTGAAAAACTTGGACCTCGTATTTATAAGATGATCAGTGAAGTTAAAAACGTGGATTGGATTGTGGTACCCAATGAACACGATGCACTGATTTTAGAGAATTCATTGATTAAACAACTCAAACCCAAATACAATATTTTATTGAGAGATGATAAAACCTACCCTTATATCTATATTGATATGAGTGAAGATTTCCCACGACTGGAAATCACACGAAAGGTTTTAAAAGGCAGCAGTATCAAATACTTTGGTCCTTATTCTACTGGAGCACGAGACATATTGGACTCCATTTATGAGATTGTACCATTGGTCCAAAAAAAGGCCTGTATAAAAGGGAAAGAGGCCTGCTTGTTTTACCAAATCAAAAAGTGCCATGCACCGTGTGAAGGCAAAATATCTTCACAAGAATACAAACGTATTGTCAATGAAGCTTTAGAGTATATCTATAATAAAAGTAAACTCATTTTCAAACTCAAAGATCGTATGGAAGAGTATTCCATGGATTTTCGTTTTGAAGATGCCATGATATTACGTGACCGTATCAAAACCATTGAAAAATCTCAAGTCAAAACCGGTATGGATTTAGCCAGTAATGAAAACCTTGATGTCTTTGCTATTAAACAAGGGCTTAAACGTGCCGTGATTGTGCGTATGTTTATCCGAGATGGGAAACTGGCATCTTCAAATCATGATTACATTAAACTTGACTTTGTCGATGAACAAAGTATAGTGGACTTGGATGAGATGTATGAAAGAGCCATCATCAACTACTACAACCATGAAATTCCAGTACTGCCTAAAGAGGTACTCATTGCGAATGAAACAGAAAACCAAGAGGAGTTACAAAGTTTCTTACAACAAAAATTCAATAAAAAGATTCCTCTGAATTTTCCAAAAGCGGGTAAAAAATGTGAACTTATAAAAATAGCACTGAATAACTGTGAAGAATTGCTTCGATTGGATGCAACGAAAAACCATACCACGGTGTATGAAGAACTGCAAAAGCTCTTCTGTTTGCAAAGAGTGCCTGAACGTATTGAGAGTTTTGATAACTCACACATGATGGGTCAAGCAACCGTTGGAGCAATGGTCGTTTGGCATGAGAAATTCATGAAAGTAGATTTCAGACACTACAACTTAGAAACCAATGATGAGTATGCACAAATGAGAGAGATGCTCATTCGCCGAGTAGAGAGTTTTGAAAAAAATCCAGCACCTGATCTTTGGATTATTGATGGAGGTTCAACTCTGCTTAAACTGGCCTATGACATCATAGAGTCTGTGGGAGTAAACATTGACATCATTGCCATAGCAAAAGAGAAAGTTGATGCAAAGGCGCACCGAGCTAAAGGAAAAGCAAAAGACATCTTACATTATAAACAAGACGGTATCTTTAAAGAACTTAAACTACAACCCAGTGACGCACGACTTCAATTTGTACAACGTCAAAGAGATGAAGCGCACCGCTTTGTCATTAACTTTCATAAAAAGCAAAAACGAAAAGAGGACAAACAAATATCCTTGTTGCAACTGCATGGTATTGGTGAAGCCAAAGTTAAAAAACTGCTTTTATACTTTGGAACTTTTAAAGAGATTAAAAACGCAACTTTTGAAAACCTCAAAGAGGTTTTAAACGAAAAAGATGCTACTCTTATACATAAACATTTTAATAATTTGGATTAA
- a CDS encoding SprT-like domain-containing protein translates to MFLQRLNLFFFFVVILSILLLGYHWYQDYHFDNHPLSTTLLQKIENKKLQTRQLMKKNLGFDLNVPLIVSDAMPAHLYGATAYTKHHRIVIYLNKKRFKESSEYMINHVIPHEYAHAVMFYKGNFTNKKKGHGKEWQQICKQLNGIKCEQYVNEHDILLGKTSF, encoded by the coding sequence ATGTTTCTGCAAAGATTAAATCTCTTTTTTTTCTTTGTGGTAATACTTTCGATACTTCTTCTAGGGTATCACTGGTATCAAGACTATCACTTTGATAATCACCCATTAAGTACAACTCTCTTACAAAAAATTGAAAATAAAAAATTACAAACTCGCCAACTGATGAAAAAAAACCTTGGTTTTGATTTAAATGTGCCTTTGATTGTGAGTGATGCCATGCCTGCTCATCTTTATGGTGCAACAGCCTATACCAAACATCATCGTATTGTTATTTATTTAAATAAAAAACGTTTTAAAGAGAGCAGTGAGTATATGATAAACCATGTCATACCTCATGAATATGCACATGCAGTGATGTTTTATAAGGGCAATTTTACCAATAAAAAGAAAGGTCATGGGAAAGAGTGGCAACAAATCTGCAAGCAACTCAATGGCATTAAGTGTGAACAATATGTCAATGAACACGACATTTTATTGGGGAAAACATCATTTTAA
- a CDS encoding J domain-containing protein, producing MNNIDYFFSKLIRFSLLFFVLYLIFTNFGTFLIIVSVLIILGYFFIYKKIKQLKEQSRQSGFHFHFDGSNFQQGAQGFRFEDFQHFQQGNFQAPPQFGEVQKAKEFFGFTHSPTKEEVKKRYKELARKYHPDINNHDDTLMKELNHYRDVLMQVAQ from the coding sequence ATGAATAACATTGATTACTTTTTTAGCAAACTCATTCGATTTAGCCTACTCTTTTTTGTTCTCTATCTTATCTTTACGAACTTTGGAACATTTTTAATTATTGTTTCTGTTTTAATCATTTTAGGATATTTCTTTATCTATAAAAAAATCAAACAACTCAAAGAGCAATCACGGCAAAGCGGTTTTCACTTTCACTTTGATGGTTCAAACTTTCAACAAGGCGCACAAGGTTTCCGTTTTGAAGATTTTCAACACTTCCAGCAAGGCAACTTCCAAGCCCCACCACAATTTGGTGAAGTTCAAAAAGCAAAAGAGTTCTTTGGCTTTACGCACAGTCCTACTAAAGAGGAAGTGAAAAAAAGGTACAAAGAGTTAGCACGTAAATACCACCCTGATATCAATAACCATGATGATACACTCATGAAAGAGCTTAACCACTATCGAGATGTATTGATGCAAGTAGCACAATAA
- a CDS encoding radical SAM protein, translating to MIHYSEPLFRPPSEANNVIIQITHGCSYNACSFCSMYETKQYKQKSLDEVFEDIETLNKYYSQAHKIFLADGDALAVDTSTLLQILKKLYASFPNLRRVTSYASPINLEQKSLEELSTLYEAGLKLIYFGIETGSDVLLKKIQKGTTFSKMKEGLNKASQAGFKISATVILGVGGREYSKEHVAQTARLVNETTLNYLSTLQLGLQQTKEAQFYKKFEQGFTWLDDKEMLEEQLHFLEALQPTNKIIFRSNHASNAFALAGTLPKNTNRLIDEVKYAIKDESLLTPSWLRGF from the coding sequence ATGATTCATTACAGTGAGCCTCTTTTTAGACCACCTTCAGAAGCAAACAATGTCATAATTCAAATCACACATGGTTGCAGTTACAACGCCTGCAGTTTTTGTTCGATGTATGAAACCAAACAGTATAAACAAAAGAGTCTGGATGAGGTGTTTGAAGATATTGAAACACTAAATAAGTATTACTCACAAGCACACAAGATATTTTTAGCCGATGGAGATGCCTTAGCTGTAGATACTTCTACGCTTTTACAAATACTTAAAAAGCTCTATGCATCTTTTCCCAATTTACGACGCGTCACTTCATATGCTTCTCCTATTAACTTAGAACAAAAATCATTAGAAGAGCTTTCAACATTGTATGAAGCTGGATTAAAACTCATCTATTTTGGAATTGAAACAGGCAGTGATGTCTTGCTTAAAAAGATTCAAAAAGGAACAACTTTTTCAAAGATGAAAGAGGGATTAAACAAAGCAAGTCAAGCAGGTTTTAAAATCTCAGCAACGGTTATTTTGGGTGTGGGTGGAAGGGAGTATTCAAAAGAACACGTGGCACAAACTGCTCGATTGGTCAATGAAACCACATTGAACTATCTCTCAACCTTACAATTGGGATTGCAACAAACTAAAGAGGCACAGTTTTATAAAAAGTTTGAACAAGGGTTTACTTGGTTGGATGACAAAGAGATGCTTGAAGAGCAGTTACACTTTTTAGAAGCCTTACAACCTACAAATAAAATCATTTTTCGTTCAAACCATGCAAGCAATGCTTTTGCACTTGCTGGAACTTTGCCGAAAAATACGAACCGATTGATAGATGAAGTGAAGTATGCCATCAAGGATGAATCACTGCTCACTCCTTCATGGCTTCGAGGGTTTTAA
- a CDS encoding DsbA family protein has product MQKTLYYIHDPMCSWCYAFKPVFEELKKNLKDNTQIVYVCGGLAQHTDEVMPKDQQEKIKAIWQQIEQEIGTKFNYDFWSKNTPQRATYLACQALILAREMGKEEEMLQAIQRGYYQKALNPSQKEVLVKLADEIGLDKKVFEKRLHTPQTQALLDEDLNLRRKLNVRVFPTLLLQYKKECYPINIDFKESSKMLAQIQNLSENTYF; this is encoded by the coding sequence ATGCAAAAGACACTATACTATATTCATGATCCAATGTGCTCTTGGTGTTACGCTTTTAAGCCTGTATTTGAAGAGCTCAAAAAAAACTTAAAAGATAACACCCAAATTGTTTATGTCTGTGGCGGATTGGCTCAACACACAGATGAAGTGATGCCCAAAGATCAACAAGAGAAAATCAAAGCCATCTGGCAACAAATAGAACAAGAAATAGGCACAAAATTCAACTACGATTTTTGGAGTAAAAACACACCCCAAAGAGCCACCTATTTAGCGTGCCAAGCTCTGATTCTTGCACGTGAAATGGGCAAAGAGGAAGAGATGCTTCAAGCCATACAACGCGGTTACTATCAAAAAGCACTCAATCCTTCACAAAAAGAGGTTTTAGTCAAATTAGCAGATGAAATTGGCTTGGATAAAAAAGTGTTTGAAAAACGGCTTCACACTCCACAAACACAAGCCCTTTTAGATGAAGATTTGAACTTACGACGAAAACTCAATGTGCGTGTATTTCCCACACTTCTTTTACAATATAAAAAAGAGTGTTATCCTATAAATATCGATTTTAAAGAGAGTTCTAAAATGCTCGCTCAAATTCAAAATTTAAGTGAAAACACCTACTTTTAA